Proteins found in one Crassostrea angulata isolate pt1a10 chromosome 3, ASM2561291v2, whole genome shotgun sequence genomic segment:
- the LOC128175196 gene encoding lysophosphatidylserine lipase ABHD12-like, translating into MNENIASEQYQGAPSVPEETTKSPQKLRAGKTSERPVFDAVVKTTKYLVLSLFLIYVVFPSVMKIYPRIQEKLIFLNFVCWPPFMDVTKPDELGLTGVRNFYLDVDEEITIGAWHLLPKSLIRNETLDFESKLSSGHPIFLYLHGSTGTRGGWHRVQLMKLLTSLDFHVVTIDYRGYADSTGHPSEDGVVDDSHFMYRWIKERSGASQVVLWGHSLGAAITTKLAKRLCEEGVDPHGVILESPFNNIRDAALSHPFAAPFQHIPFYKKLILDSVAQNNVFFTSDENIAAVKSPVIIMHAEDDLVIPYDLGLKLYKSAQQNRPEGSGPLQFVPLKASFGYGHKHIFQAPELPEIIKNFLGTCKRK; encoded by the exons ACCTGTATTTGATGCTGTAGTTAAAACAACTAAATACCTGGTTCTCTCGCTATTCCTCATCTATGTCGTGTTCCCCtcagttatgaaaatttatCCCCGAATTCAGGAAAAACTCATCTTCCTTAATTTTG TGTGTTGGCCACCATTTATGGATGTTACTAAACCAGATGAACTAGGACTAACTGGAGTTAGGAATTTTTACCTTGATGTAGATGAAGAGATTACAATAGGAGCATG gcaTCTTCTTCCAAAATCTTTAATTAGAAATGAAACACTggattttgaatcaaaattaagCAGTGGTCATCCCATCTTTTTATACCTGCATGGATCTACAGGAACAAG AGGCGGCTGGCACAGAGTTCAGTTAATGAAGTTACTGACATCCCTGGATTTTCATGTTGTGACCATAGATTATAGAG gATATGCTGATTCAACTGGTCATCCCTCGGAAGATGGAGTGGTGGATGATAGCCATTTCATGTACCGATGGATCAAAGAGAGAAGTGGGGCCTCTCAAGTGGTGCTGTGGGGACATTCTTTAGGAGCTGC AATTACAACCAAGTTAGCTAAACGTTTATGTGAAGAAG GAGTTGACCCACATGGAGTTATATTAGAGTCTCCCTTCAACAACATTAGAGATGCTGCCCTCAGCCATCCATTTGCAGCA CCATTTCAGCATATACCTTTCTACAAAAAGCTCATTTTGGATTCTGTTGCTCAAAACAATGTGTTCTTTACAAGCGATGAAAA CATTGCTGCAGTAAAATCCCCAGTGATAATAATGCACGCAGAAGATGATTTAGTTATTCCTTACGATCTTGGACTAAAA TTGTATAAATCTGCCCAGCAGAACAGGCCTGAGGGCAGTGGTCCCCTCCAGTTTGTGCCCCTCAAAGCCTCCTTTGGATATGGacataaacatatatttcaagCTCCAGAATTACCAGAAATTATAAA gAATTTTTTAGGGACATGCAAGAGGAAATGA